The following proteins are encoded in a genomic region of Gammaproteobacteria bacterium:
- a CDS encoding ABC transporter permease yields the protein MLKLAFRNLLRHKGRTALTLGAILLGVVGLILSGGFVQDIYVQLREWTIHSRLGHLQVYAEGHFHYGRRQPYQYMVAEPDRVAEGIAGVPHVVDVLRRVNFDALVNNGRGDLPVMGEGVEPDKEARLGSALRIVSGRQLAASDRLGVLVGQGVASSLQLQPGDYVTLVATTAAGSMNSLELEVVGSFASVSKDYDARAVRIPLDAARELLDTDAVHALVVSLDDTLATEAVRSALSAVLPAGTYEVKSWEELDDFYRKTVALYRRQFGFFQVVILLMVLLSVANSVNMSAYERTGEFGTLRALGERSSGVVRLIVTENVMLGLAGALLGAALGLLLAWAISLVGIPMPPPPNSDLGYTALIRIEPQSVLLALAIGFGATVLSALLAAFRAARVPVVDGLRWNV from the coding sequence ATGCTGAAGCTCGCCTTCCGCAACCTCCTCCGCCACAAAGGGCGCACCGCCCTGACCCTGGGGGCCATCCTGCTCGGCGTCGTGGGGCTCATCCTGAGCGGCGGCTTCGTGCAGGACATCTACGTGCAGCTCCGGGAGTGGACCATCCACTCCCGCCTCGGACACCTGCAGGTCTATGCCGAGGGCCACTTCCACTACGGCCGCCGGCAGCCCTACCAGTACATGGTCGCGGAGCCGGACAGGGTCGCAGAGGGCATCGCGGGGGTGCCGCACGTGGTCGACGTGCTCCGGCGCGTCAACTTCGACGCCCTGGTCAACAACGGGCGCGGGGACCTTCCGGTGATGGGGGAGGGGGTGGAGCCCGACAAGGAGGCCCGGCTCGGCAGTGCCCTGCGGATCGTGAGCGGCCGCCAGCTGGCGGCGTCGGACCGGCTGGGGGTCCTGGTCGGGCAGGGGGTCGCCTCGTCGCTGCAGCTGCAGCCCGGGGACTACGTGACGCTGGTCGCGACGACCGCGGCCGGCTCCATGAACAGCCTGGAGCTCGAGGTCGTCGGGTCTTTCGCGTCCGTCTCGAAGGACTACGACGCTCGCGCCGTGCGCATCCCCCTCGATGCGGCGCGCGAGCTCCTGGACACCGACGCCGTGCACGCCCTGGTCGTCTCGCTCGACGACACCCTCGCCACGGAAGCGGTCCGCTCCGCCCTGTCCGCGGTGCTGCCCGCCGGGACCTACGAGGTGAAGTCGTGGGAGGAGCTCGACGACTTCTACCGCAAGACGGTCGCCCTGTACCGGCGGCAGTTCGGGTTCTTCCAGGTGGTCATCCTGCTCATGGTCCTGCTGAGCGTGGCAAACAGCGTGAACATGAGTGCCTACGAGCGCACGGGGGAGTTCGGCACCCTGCGGGCCCTCGGGGAGCGCTCGAGCGGCGTCGTGCGCCTGATCGTGACGGAGAACGTGATGCTCGGACTGGCGGGGGCGTTGCTCGGAGCGGCCCTGGGGCTCCTTCTCGCCTGGGCCATCTCGCTCGTGGGCATCCCCATGCCCCCCCCACCGAACTCCGACCTGGGTTACACCGCACTCATCCGCATCGAGCCCCAGAGCGTGCTGCTCGCCCTCGCCATCGGTTTCGGCGCGACCGTGCTCTCCGCCCTGCTGGCGGCCTTCCGGGCCGCCCGTGTGCCGGTGGTGGACGGACTGCGCTGGAACGTGTGA
- a CDS encoding outer membrane lipoprotein-sorting protein: MRTGFSASLTYRLPLRLCLLGAVAVLTVPAATAATAGAAATAGAADPDPGHIVEMADRIRFPADGFQVDVHVSTTSPGDSTTDVHEYRVLSKGKESTVVLTTAPASEKGQMMLMRQRDLWVFLPSVSQPVRLPLSQKLTGQVANGDLARANFSGDYDATLLRTETLERKELFVLELKASQRGVTYPKVTYWVEKGSFRPFKAEFYTLSNRLLKTCRYEDFRAMEGESRPARLVMEDALRKGSRSVMEYRNMQRRNLPDEVFTKDYLKKLQ, from the coding sequence ATGCGAACCGGATTTAGCGCGTCACTCACATACCGACTCCCTCTCCGCCTGTGCCTCCTGGGGGCAGTCGCCGTTCTCACCGTGCCAGCGGCCACGGCGGCCACAGCGGGCGCGGCGGCCACGGCGGGCGCGGCGGACCCGGACCCCGGCCACATCGTCGAGATGGCCGACCGCATCCGTTTCCCGGCGGACGGCTTCCAGGTCGACGTGCACGTCTCGACGACGAGTCCGGGCGACAGCACGACCGACGTCCACGAGTACCGCGTCCTCTCCAAGGGGAAGGAGAGCACGGTCGTGCTCACCACCGCGCCGGCCTCGGAAAAGGGTCAGATGATGCTGATGCGCCAGCGCGACCTCTGGGTCTTCCTGCCCAGCGTCTCGCAGCCCGTGAGACTCCCCCTGTCACAGAAGTTGACCGGCCAGGTCGCGAACGGCGACCTCGCCCGCGCGAACTTCTCCGGCGACTACGACGCCACGCTGCTCCGCACCGAGACCCTGGAGCGCAAGGAACTCTTCGTCCTCGAGCTCAAGGCCTCGCAGCGCGGCGTGACCTACCCCAAGGTCACCTACTGGGTCGAAAAAGGCTCCTTCCGGCCCTTCAAGGCCGAGTTCTACACACTCTCGAACCGGCTCCTCAAGACCTGCCGCTACGAGGACTTCCGCGCCATGGAGGGCGAGTCCCGGCCGGCGCGCCTCGTGATGGAGGACGCCCTGCGCAAGGGCAGCCGCTCGGTGATGGAGTACCGGAACATGCAGCGCCGCAACCTGCCGGACGAGGTCTTCACCAAGGACTACCTGAAGAAGCTTCAGTAG
- a CDS encoding ABC transporter ATP-binding protein translates to MSVVRVDHVSKDYRLGRQTFRALHDVSLAVAKGRFLAIAGPSGSGKSTLLNLIGCIDTPTEGQVYIGKEEVSRKTPDELADLRASALGFIFQTFNLLPVLSARENVEYPLLHRKEISRKERRERVEHYLGVVGLSRYAHHRPNELSGGQRQRVAIARALAGSPAIVLADEPTANLDSKTGEGVLRLMKKINESEGTTFIFSTHDFRVMEMADRVVNISDGRLVGTGTEDSGHE, encoded by the coding sequence ATGAGCGTCGTCCGTGTCGACCACGTCTCCAAGGACTACCGCCTCGGCCGGCAGACGTTCCGTGCGCTGCACGATGTCTCCCTGGCCGTCGCCAAGGGCCGGTTCCTCGCGATCGCCGGCCCGTCGGGGAGCGGGAAGTCCACCCTGCTCAACCTGATCGGTTGCATCGATACGCCCACGGAAGGCCAAGTCTATATCGGCAAGGAAGAGGTGAGCCGTAAGACCCCCGACGAGCTCGCCGATCTGCGGGCCAGCGCCCTCGGGTTCATCTTCCAGACCTTCAACCTCCTGCCCGTGCTCTCCGCGCGGGAGAACGTCGAGTACCCGCTGCTGCACCGCAAGGAGATCTCACGCAAGGAGCGCCGGGAGCGGGTCGAGCACTATCTCGGGGTGGTGGGGCTCTCGCGCTACGCTCACCACCGGCCGAACGAGCTCTCCGGAGGCCAACGCCAGCGGGTCGCGATCGCCCGGGCGCTCGCGGGGAGCCCAGCCATCGTGCTGGCCGACGAGCCCACGGCGAATCTGGACTCGAAGACCGGCGAAGGGGTGCTCCGGCTGATGAAGAAGATCAACGAGTCCGAGGGGACGACCTTCATCTTTTCGACGCATGACTTCCGGGTCATGGAAATGGCGGACCGTGTGGTGAACATCAGCGACGGTCGGTTGGTGGGGACTGGGACGGAGGATTCGGGGCATGAGTAG
- a CDS encoding PEP-CTERM/exosortase system-associated acyltransferase, translating into MTTNPSPAPPSLAEVYEQYFTMVRADTPALREAAFRLRYQVYCVENAFEDPSHFPDRMEYDAYDQRAVHALLVHRPTGNVAGTVRLILPDGSRPSDLPFHAVCRSRAPFPPGSTAEISRFAISKDFRRRQSEGLYPDEHSVARDDTSGPTDQRLIPTMAIGLMREIARMSTERGVTHWCAVMMPALLRLLGRLGIHFHPAGPPVQYHGRRQPCYRDGVELLEQVRTEQPAIWDFLTDGGRMFSERETARASAGR; encoded by the coding sequence GTGACGACGAACCCGAGCCCCGCACCCCCCAGTCTCGCGGAGGTGTACGAGCAGTATTTCACCATGGTCCGCGCGGACACCCCGGCTTTGCGCGAGGCCGCGTTCCGCCTGCGTTACCAGGTGTACTGCGTCGAGAACGCCTTCGAAGACCCCTCGCATTTCCCTGACCGCATGGAGTACGACGCCTACGACCAGCGCGCGGTCCATGCCCTACTGGTGCACCGCCCCACGGGCAACGTCGCGGGCACCGTGCGACTGATCCTGCCGGATGGCAGCCGGCCGAGCGACCTGCCGTTTCACGCCGTCTGCCGCAGCCGGGCCCCCTTCCCCCCGGGCAGCACGGCGGAGATCTCCCGCTTCGCCATCTCCAAGGACTTCCGCCGCCGGCAGTCGGAGGGGCTCTACCCGGACGAGCACAGCGTCGCGCGCGACGACACCTCCGGACCCACCGACCAGCGCCTCATCCCCACGATGGCTATCGGCCTGATGCGCGAGATCGCCCGCATGAGCACCGAGCGGGGCGTGACCCACTGGTGCGCGGTGATGATGCCGGCGCTGCTGCGCCTGCTCGGGCGCCTCGGGATCCATTTCCATCCCGCCGGGCCCCCGGTGCAGTACCACGGCCGGCGGCAACCGTGCTATCGGGACGGCGTCGAGCTCCTGGAGCAGGTCCGGACGGAGCAGCCGGCGATCTGGGACTTCCTCACCGACGGGGGCCGGATGTTCTCCGAACGGGAGACCGCTCGGGCCTCCGCCGGCCGTTAG
- a CDS encoding GNAT family N-acetyltransferase yields the protein METKPALGAFALNAHPYEAVIADTEPSRSIAYRLRYQVYCLETGFEDPLHFDTKEESDEFDAHSIHFLIRCTNTGGWLASARLVIRQEQGPLPVESHCRIDPARLGALSRPDGEVSRLLIVRRDPLVGPVSRFEAEGLLSARTEMLRRLLIGLCSRARDLGLQNLGFFLAPSLKRVLTRLGIEARLIGDACHHRGVRHPYLGNVTQALEALYAHGPATPGVEEVNEPYRLYSQLDLPLARAVPFAAARLGSTSV from the coding sequence ATGGAGACCAAGCCAGCATTGGGGGCATTTGCGCTGAATGCTCATCCCTACGAGGCGGTCATCGCGGACACCGAGCCGAGCAGAAGTATTGCGTACCGCCTGCGGTATCAGGTCTATTGCCTCGAAACGGGCTTCGAAGACCCGCTGCACTTCGATACGAAGGAGGAGTCGGACGAGTTCGACGCCCACTCCATCCATTTCCTGATCCGCTGCACCAACACCGGTGGATGGCTCGCCAGCGCCCGTCTGGTGATCCGGCAGGAGCAGGGACCTCTCCCCGTGGAGAGTCACTGCCGGATTGATCCGGCCCGTCTGGGCGCGCTCAGCCGCCCCGATGGCGAGGTCTCTCGGCTCCTGATCGTGCGTCGCGACCCCCTGGTCGGGCCGGTGAGCCGGTTCGAGGCGGAGGGACTCCTGAGCGCCCGTACCGAGATGCTGCGCCGCCTGTTGATCGGGCTCTGCTCGCGAGCCCGAGACCTGGGTCTTCAGAACCTCGGGTTCTTCCTGGCTCCATCGCTGAAGCGCGTGTTGACCCGGCTGGGGATCGAGGCCCGCCTGATTGGGGACGCCTGTCATCACCGGGGGGTGCGCCATCCCTACCTCGGAAACGTCACCCAGGCGCTTGAGGCCCTCTACGCACACGGGCCGGCGACACCCGGCGTCGAAGAGGTCAACGAGCCCTATCGCCTGTATTCCCAGCTGGACCTGCCGTTGGCTCGCGCCGTGCCGTTCGCGGCGGCACGCCTGGGGTCGACCTCGGTCTGA
- the trmL gene encoding tRNA (uridine(34)/cytosine(34)/5-carboxymethylaminomethyluridine(34)-2'-O)-methyltransferase TrmL, translating to MFHVVLYQPEIPPNTGNVIRLCANTGATLHLIHPLGFQLEDAKLRRAGLDYREWAQVREHASWEAYLEKERPGRVLAFSTRGTGSYADADYRPWDALLFGPETRGLPGELLAAIGPGNVLRLPMVPGSRSLNLSNAVAVVVYEAWRQQGFPSPG from the coding sequence ATGTTCCACGTCGTCCTCTACCAGCCCGAAATCCCGCCCAACACGGGGAACGTCATCCGCCTCTGCGCCAACACGGGGGCAACGCTGCACCTCATCCACCCGCTCGGCTTCCAGCTCGAGGACGCAAAGCTCCGCCGCGCGGGGCTCGACTACCGGGAGTGGGCGCAGGTGCGGGAGCACGCGAGCTGGGAGGCGTACCTGGAGAAGGAGCGCCCGGGGCGAGTGCTTGCCTTCTCGACCCGGGGCACCGGGTCCTACGCCGACGCCGACTACCGGCCGTGGGACGCGCTGCTCTTCGGGCCGGAGACCCGGGGGTTGCCCGGGGAGCTCCTGGCCGCGATCGGGCCGGGGAACGTGCTGCGCCTCCCGATGGTGCCCGGGAGCCGGAGCTTGAACCTCTCGAATGCGGTGGCGGTGGTGGTCTACGAGGCCTGGAGACAGCAGGGGTTTCCGTCACCGGGATGA
- a CDS encoding type II toxin-antitoxin system Phd/YefM family antitoxin yields the protein MITVNIHEAKAKLSECVAALERGEAVLLARRNVPVVVRW from the coding sequence ATGATCACCGTCAACATCCACGAGGCCAAGGCGAAGCTCTCCGAATGCGTGGCCGCCCTGGAGCGTGGGGAAGCGGTCCTGCTCGCGCGCCGGAACGTTCCGGTGGTGGTGCGATGGTGA
- a CDS encoding dihydroorotate dehydrogenase — MVSERLAVEFCGLRLQSPLVLLSGCVGFGDEYTRVEGFDHREVGAVCLKGTTLEPRLGNAPHRVYETPMGMLNAIGLQNPGARYVVEKILPRLDFSETRFIANIAGSTVEDYREVARVFDDSPVDAIEINISCPNVKAGGAAFGNDPDVSARVVAACRAVTRKPLITKLSPNQTDIRENARRCIEAGTDGLSVINTLMGMAIDVETRRPVLGNNQGGLSGPAIKPIALLKVHEVHQVAAPHGVPIIGQGGVTCAEDALEFLIAGASAVGIGTALFYDPLVCAGINAGILSYLDRHGLGRVGELTGSLVRHDAVSACEVCID, encoded by the coding sequence ATGGTGAGCGAGCGTCTCGCGGTCGAGTTCTGCGGTCTGCGCCTGCAGAGCCCGCTGGTGCTGCTCTCGGGCTGCGTCGGCTTCGGCGACGAGTACACGCGGGTCGAGGGCTTCGACCACCGGGAGGTGGGGGCGGTGTGCCTGAAGGGCACGACGCTCGAGCCGCGGCTCGGCAACGCCCCGCACCGGGTCTACGAGACGCCCATGGGGATGCTGAACGCCATCGGGCTGCAGAATCCGGGGGCGCGCTACGTCGTGGAGAAGATCCTGCCCCGGCTCGACTTCTCCGAGACCCGCTTCATCGCCAACATCGCCGGCTCCACGGTGGAGGACTACCGCGAGGTCGCGCGCGTCTTCGACGACTCCCCGGTCGACGCCATCGAGATCAACATCTCCTGCCCGAACGTGAAGGCGGGCGGGGCGGCCTTCGGCAACGATCCGGACGTGTCCGCGCGGGTGGTCGCTGCCTGCCGGGCGGTGACCAGGAAGCCCCTCATCACCAAGCTCTCCCCGAACCAGACCGACATCCGCGAGAACGCGCGCCGCTGCATCGAGGCGGGTACGGACGGGCTCTCGGTCATCAACACGCTGATGGGGATGGCTATCGACGTGGAGACCCGCCGGCCCGTGCTCGGGAACAACCAGGGCGGGCTCTCGGGGCCGGCCATCAAGCCGATCGCGCTCCTCAAGGTGCACGAGGTCCACCAGGTGGCGGCGCCCCACGGCGTGCCCATCATCGGCCAGGGCGGGGTCACCTGCGCGGAGGACGCGCTCGAGTTCCTCATCGCGGGGGCGAGCGCCGTAGGCATCGGTACTGCGCTCTTCTACGATCCTCTCGTGTGCGCCGGGATCAACGCCGGGATCCTTTCCTACCTGGACCGCCACGGCCTTGGGCGCGTGGGCGAGCTGACCGGGTCGCTCGTGCGCCACGACGCGGTGTCGGCGTGCGAGGTCTGCATCGACTGA
- the trkA gene encoding Trk system potassium transporter TrkA, translated as MKIIILGAGQVGSSVAENLASEANDITVVDSDPAGLERLRDRLDIRTVLGRGSHPDVLEQAGAEDADMILAVTNSDETNMIACQVAYTLFHTPTKIARVRAGEYLSHQELFGQEALPVDVMISPEQLVTEYIQSLVETPGAMQVLDFTGGRVRLVAVKAYHGGPLVGQELRTLREHMPRVDARVAAIFRQGRPIIPEGATVIEADDEVFFIAARENIRKVMSELREMDKPVKRVLLAGGGNIGLRLARALEGHYQVRLVERDPARARFLSEQLDRTIVLTGDAADQDLMSEEHVDSADVFCAVTNDDEVNILAAMLAKRMGARRVMALINRAAYVDLVQGGAIDIAISPQQATIGTLLAHVRRGDVVMVHSLRRGAAEAIEAIAHGDPKTSRVVGRRVDQIPLPPGTTIAAVVRGDTVLIAHHDTLIESEDHVILFLVDKRRVADVERLFQVGVTFI; from the coding sequence ATGAAGATCATCATCCTCGGCGCGGGCCAGGTCGGCAGCTCGGTCGCCGAGAACCTGGCGAGCGAGGCGAACGACATCACCGTGGTCGACTCCGACCCGGCGGGGCTCGAGCGCCTGCGCGACCGGCTCGACATCCGCACCGTGCTCGGGCGCGGCTCCCACCCCGACGTGCTGGAGCAGGCGGGGGCCGAGGACGCCGACATGATCCTCGCGGTCACCAACAGCGACGAGACGAACATGATCGCCTGCCAGGTGGCCTACACCCTCTTCCACACCCCCACCAAGATCGCGCGCGTGCGCGCCGGGGAGTACCTGAGCCACCAGGAGCTCTTCGGCCAGGAGGCGCTGCCGGTCGACGTGATGATCAGCCCCGAGCAGCTCGTCACCGAATACATCCAGAGCCTGGTGGAGACCCCGGGCGCGATGCAGGTGCTCGACTTCACCGGCGGCCGGGTGCGCCTGGTCGCGGTCAAGGCCTACCACGGCGGGCCGCTGGTCGGCCAGGAGCTGCGCACCCTGCGCGAGCACATGCCGCGGGTCGACGCGCGGGTCGCGGCCATCTTCCGCCAGGGCCGTCCGATCATCCCCGAGGGGGCCACCGTCATCGAGGCCGACGACGAGGTCTTCTTCATCGCCGCCCGCGAGAACATCCGCAAGGTGATGAGCGAGCTGCGCGAGATGGACAAGCCCGTGAAGCGCGTGCTGCTGGCCGGCGGCGGCAACATTGGGCTTCGCCTCGCGCGCGCGCTCGAGGGCCACTACCAGGTCAGGCTCGTCGAGCGCGACCCGGCGCGGGCGCGGTTCCTCTCCGAGCAGCTCGACCGCACCATCGTGCTCACGGGCGACGCCGCGGACCAGGACCTGATGAGCGAGGAGCACGTGGACTCGGCGGACGTCTTCTGCGCGGTCACCAACGACGACGAGGTGAACATCCTCGCGGCGATGCTCGCCAAGCGCATGGGCGCGCGCCGGGTGATGGCGCTCATCAACCGGGCGGCTTACGTGGACCTGGTGCAGGGCGGGGCGATCGACATCGCCATCTCGCCCCAGCAGGCCACCATCGGCACGCTCCTCGCCCACGTGCGCCGGGGCGACGTGGTGATGGTGCACAGCCTGCGCCGGGGCGCGGCCGAGGCCATCGAGGCCATCGCCCACGGCGACCCCAAGACCTCCCGGGTCGTGGGCCGGCGCGTCGACCAGATCCCGCTCCCCCCCGGCACCACCATCGCCGCCGTGGTGCGCGGCGACACGGTCCTCATCGCCCACCACGACACGCTCATCGAGTCCGAAGACCACGTCATCCTGTTCCTCGTGGACAAGCGCCGCGTCGCCGACGTGGAGCGGCTGTTCCAGGTGGGCGTGACCTTCATTTAA